In the Brassica napus cultivar Da-Ae chromosome A7, Da-Ae, whole genome shotgun sequence genome, one interval contains:
- the LOC106355365 gene encoding salicylate/benzoate carboxyl methyltransferase: MAGGFYSSVIGLFDSFCFSFFDLIYSSLLEKVIDRSTADGGDGSYRLQSLMVLHVTVMEFLLQTMVTSKSSIKFYGTVPQGLEKNTSSVYITTSSLPSAYEAYLNQFQRDFGTFLRMRSEEMDIVSASKVESFNMPFYDPSKEEVKEVIQNEGSFEINDLEIHGFDLGQSSSNHEECKAGEKEAKCIRAVSESMLAAHFGDDIIDALFNKLCIPCVLTCWLH; encoded by the exons ATGGCGGGAGGTTTCTATAGCTCTGTTATCGGCTTGTTTGATTCGTTCTGCTTCTCTTTCTTTGATTTGATTTACTCCTCGTTACTTG AAAAGGTAATTGACAGATCTACTGCAGATGGTGGCGACGGATCTTACCGGCTTCAATCGTTGATGGTTCTTCATGTGACAGTGATGGAGTTCTTGCTGCAAACTATGGTTACTTCAAAAAGCAGCATCAAATTCTATGGAACG GTTCCCCAAGGACTTGAGAAGAATACCTCGAGTGTGTACATAACAACTTCAAGCCTTCCTAGTGCATACGAGGCTTACTTGAATCAATTTCAAAGAGACTTTGGAACATTTCTAAGAATGCGTTCTGAAGAGATG gatatTGTGAGTGCATCAAAGGTTGAGTCATTCAACATGCCGTTTTATGATCCAAGCAAAGAAGAAGTGAAGGAGGTGATTCAAAACGAAGGCTCCTTTGAGATCAATGACTTGGAAATTCATGGATTTGATCTCGGCCAGAGTAGTAGTAACCACGAGGAATGTAAAGCAGGGGAAAAGGAAGCCAAATGTATCAGAGCGGTGAGTGAATCGATGCTTGCAGCGCACTTCGGGGATGATATTATTGACGCATTGTTTAACAAGTTATGCATACCATGCGTCCTAACATGCTGGCTGCACTAG